The stretch of DNA GTCGGATCGGTCACGCCGATCTGGCCCAAATAGCGGGGGTCGGCGAGATCGCGCCACACCCGGGGCGGCGATGCGATGCCCAGATCGCGCAACCGGTCCGGGTTGTAGCAGATGCCAAACGTGCTCAGCACCGTGCCCAGATAGACGTCGGTCCACCACGTCTCGCCGCCCGCCTCTTGCGGAATGTCCCGCAGCAGCGCGTAAAGTTCCGCCGCCTCGCCCGCATCCGCGTCGGGACCGCCGGGCTTCCACAACGGCACGGTGATCCCCTGCGCCGCCGCGCGGCCGTGGTCGAACGTGCCGCCTCCGAAAAACACGTCGATCCCACTGCTGGCCTGAGTGCTGCTGGCGTATTGCGAGACCAGATAGCGCATGATCTCGGTCGTCCCGCCGATCACCCGCCAGTCCACCTTGACGGGGACACCATACTGCGCCTGATGCCACGCGCTAAAGCCAGCGCCGAACTCCTGCCGGATCGCCTCGTTATGCGGCGAGATCACCACCAGCACCGGGTGGCCGGGCCGCCACTCCGAGCGTTCCGCCTGGCGGCTGAAGATGAACGGCAGCGCCACGACACTCACAGCGGCCAGAACGACCAGCAGATTCTTCATGCGCGTGCCGCCTCCCCGAGCGCCGCCTCGGCGGGCAACACGATCACCTGTTCCGGGTCGGCCCAGATGGCCGTTTCATTCGTCGCGACGGGCTGGCGCGGATTCAGTTCGAACGCGCGGATCTCCCACGCGCCGGCCTCGGTCGCCAGAGTCAGTTCATGCTGGGCCATTTCGCCCTGATAGACCGTGCTCAGCAGGCGGCCGTTGAAGGTGTTGGGACAATCGGACGGCGGACGGTCGAAGCGGAAAGACTCGGGCCGGATGCAGAGACGGACCGCCGCGCCCGGCCGGGGTGCATCGGCAGTGGCCGAAGCGGCCAGCAGCCCCGCCGATGTGCGGATGCGCAGGATCGTCCCCTCGTCGCGCAGCACGGTGCCGTCAATGAAGTTCCCCTCGCCGATGAAACCCGCGACAAAGGCGTTGACCGGATGCCGGTAGACCTCGGCCGGGGTGCCGGTCTGCTCAATCCGCCCGTTGCGCATCACGGCCAACCGGTCGGCGATCGACAACGCCTCCTTCTGATCGTGCGTCACATACACGGCCGTCAGCCCGGCCTGCTTGCAGATGCGCCGGATATCCGTCCGCATCTCCAGCCGCAGCTTCGCGTCGAGGTTGGAGAGCGGCTCATCGAGCAGCAGGCACTGCGGTTCGACGACCAGCGCTCGGGCGAGCGCCACCCGCTGCTGCTGGCCGCCTGAAAGCTGGTTGGGACGGGCCTGCGCGCGGTCGAGCAGATGCACCCGGTCCAGGGCGTCCAGCGTCCGCCGCCGCACCTCCGCCGGGCCAGCCTGGCGCATCTCCAGTCCGAAGGCGACATTCTCGAAGAGGGTCAGGTGCGGCCACAACGCATAACTCTGGAACACCATCCCCGTGTCGCGCAGATACGGCGGCAGGTTGGTCACGTCACGCCCGCCCATGGCGACCGACCCCGTTTCGGGGATGCAGAAGCCGGCGAGGCACCGCAGCAGCGTCGTCTTGCCGCACCCGCTCGGGCCAAGGAGGAAGAAAAGCTCGCCCGCGTCCACCTCCAGCGACACGCCGTCCAGCGCCCGGACGGAACCGAACCGCTTGACCACCTGATGAATGCGAATCGGAACAGCCATACCCACACTCCGCGCCCAGTTCTGAACTATGCCTGATGAAAGAACCCCAGTATAGCGGCCGTGGCTGCCCAGGTAAACACTTCGATTATGTTTGCATTGATGGGGGTGTTCCCCGTAACATACAGGCCGT from Lentisphaerota bacterium encodes:
- a CDS encoding ABC transporter ATP-binding protein — encoded protein: MAVPIRIHQVVKRFGSVRALDGVSLEVDAGELFFLLGPSGCGKTTLLRCLAGFCIPETGSVAMGGRDVTNLPPYLRDTGMVFQSYALWPHLTLFENVAFGLEMRQAGPAEVRRRTLDALDRVHLLDRAQARPNQLSGGQQQRVALARALVVEPQCLLLDEPLSNLDAKLRLEMRTDIRRICKQAGLTAVYVTHDQKEALSIADRLAVMRNGRIEQTGTPAEVYRHPVNAFVAGFIGEGNFIDGTVLRDEGTILRIRTSAGLLAASATADAPRPGAAVRLCIRPESFRFDRPPSDCPNTFNGRLLSTVYQGEMAQHELTLATEAGAWEIRAFELNPRQPVATNETAIWADPEQVIVLPAEAALGEAARA